A single region of the Opitutus sp. genome encodes:
- a CDS encoding purine-binding chemotaxis protein CheW: protein MSAPTQLLTFKTQGRWYACDLLWVREILRQPSITPVDRAPLTVRGLIHLRGQILTALDLDQRLGLQPQSIQPSSRCVVFKSTVELARLALPPDEAEMAGTDLLGIIVDEVGDILTRPDNVLPPPPELMSGMDHACVSGVIPRPFGLITLLNIGALLSLPASANS, encoded by the coding sequence ATGTCCGCCCCAACCCAATTACTCACCTTTAAAACCCAAGGCCGGTGGTATGCTTGCGACCTGCTGTGGGTGCGCGAAATCCTCCGCCAGCCGTCGATCACCCCGGTTGACCGCGCGCCGCTCACCGTGCGCGGGCTTATCCACCTGCGCGGCCAAATCCTCACCGCGCTCGACCTCGATCAGCGTCTGGGCTTACAGCCGCAGTCCATCCAACCGTCGAGCCGCTGCGTGGTGTTTAAATCCACCGTCGAACTGGCGCGCTTGGCCCTGCCGCCAGACGAGGCTGAAATGGCTGGCACCGACCTGCTCGGTATCATCGTCGATGAGGTTGGCGACATCCTCACGCGCCCCGACAACGTGCTGCCCCCGCCGCCCGAACTCATGTCGGGCATGGACCATGCCTGCGTGAGCGGCGTGATCCCGCGCCCCTTCGGTTTGATCACCCTGCTAAACATCGGCGCCCTGCTATCACTGCCCGCTTCCGCGAACTCCTAA
- a CDS encoding Hpt domain-containing protein, with protein sequence MSNEENEMLGLFVQEANEHLETLENDLVALEASPQNAELLNRLFRAIHSVKGTAGFFGLTPITDLAHVMESVMALLRDGRMIANRDLINLFLSGTDKLKAMVATPDQAASTDTSAERSALHALLHTEPPAKPAHPDKPILPLYLSGFRIDPELVRNALRHGQNTYVVQLHLQEDIESKGQTLLDYFRDIESPRRSRRPLKSSQRLPLRS encoded by the coding sequence GTGAGCAACGAAGAAAACGAGATGCTCGGGCTGTTCGTCCAAGAGGCGAACGAGCACCTGGAAACCCTCGAAAACGACCTGGTCGCCCTCGAAGCTTCGCCGCAAAACGCCGAACTTCTCAACCGCCTGTTCCGCGCCATCCACAGTGTCAAAGGCACCGCCGGTTTTTTCGGCCTCACCCCGATCACCGACCTCGCCCACGTGATGGAGAGCGTCATGGCCCTCCTGCGCGACGGCCGCATGATCGCCAACCGCGACCTCATCAACTTGTTCCTCTCCGGCACCGACAAACTCAAGGCCATGGTCGCCACACCCGACCAAGCCGCGAGCACCGACACCTCGGCTGAGCGCTCCGCGCTGCACGCCCTGCTACACACTGAACCACCCGCCAAGCCCGCCCACCCCGACAAACCGATTTTGCCCCTCTATTTGAGCGGCTTCCGCATCGACCCCGAGCTGGTGCGCAACGCACTTCGCCACGGTCAAAATACCTATGTGGTGCAACTGCACCTGCAGGAAGACATCGAGAGCAAAGGCCAGACGCTGCTCGACTACTTTCGCGACATTGAATCTCCTCGTCGATCGCGGCGGCCGTTGAAGAGCAGTCAGCGACTACCTCTGAGATCGTAG
- a CDS encoding SlyX family protein, producing MSNERIDRLEERLAWLQRHVTEQDKAMLEMAGQLDRIKAELLRLKQRSELAPTGLDSVSPESERPPHY from the coding sequence GTGTCAAACGAACGGATTGATCGGCTGGAGGAGCGCCTCGCCTGGCTGCAACGCCACGTGACCGAGCAAGACAAGGCCATGCTGGAAATGGCCGGCCAACTGGACCGTATCAAAGCCGAGCTGTTGCGGCTCAAGCAGCGCTCCGAGTTGGCGCCCACTGGGCTCGATTCGGTCAGCCCAGAGTCGGAGCGCCCGCCGCATTATTGA
- a CDS encoding response regulator: MKILTVEDDAVARAVLRQALLKLGHEVVEAKNGVEALALLAKEPVRLIVSDWMMPELDGLQLCRAIRSRVDADYVYFILLTGREADVENQREAIEAEVDDFLTKPLNLQDIWMRLRVAERILRYATEVRQLEAFLPICGYCKKVRDDQNYWQQIESYINERTGTDFSHSVCPDCYQRVVVPEMDKLRAEAAAKNPHTCVKRTD; the protein is encoded by the coding sequence TTGAAAATCCTCACCGTAGAAGATGATGCCGTTGCCCGCGCCGTGCTTCGCCAAGCGCTGCTCAAACTCGGCCATGAGGTGGTGGAAGCCAAGAACGGCGTCGAAGCATTGGCGCTTTTGGCCAAAGAGCCGGTGCGCCTGATTGTCAGCGATTGGATGATGCCCGAGCTCGATGGCCTGCAACTATGCCGGGCGATTCGTAGCCGCGTGGACGCCGACTATGTTTATTTTATCCTGCTCACTGGCCGTGAGGCCGACGTGGAAAACCAGCGCGAAGCAATCGAAGCGGAGGTCGACGATTTCCTGACGAAGCCGCTCAATCTCCAAGATATTTGGATGCGGCTGCGGGTGGCCGAACGGATCCTGCGTTACGCGACTGAGGTACGGCAACTGGAGGCGTTTTTGCCGATCTGCGGGTACTGCAAAAAAGTCCGCGACGACCAAAATTACTGGCAGCAAATCGAGAGTTACATCAACGAGCGAACTGGCACGGATTTCAGCCACTCGGTGTGCCCGGATTGTTATCAACGCGTGGTCGTACCCGAGATGGATAAATTACGCGCGGAAGCGGCGGCCAAAAATCCCCATACCTGTGTCAAACGAACGGATTGA
- a CDS encoding cytotoxic translational repressor of toxin-antitoxin stability system, whose product MYQVTFSEQSMLELNKLDKLQQLEAIEPISSLKPADLEHPREPLGRFSRSGHSLYRLRSGDHRFYFDLKGSDTLHVLYILHSNSLEDFLMRNKLPITEHQLVEQDSKFWKYLESLTKK is encoded by the coding sequence ATGTATCAGGTCACCTTTTCCGAGCAAAGCATGCTGGAGCTGAACAAGCTCGATAAACTCCAGCAGCTCGAAGCCATCGAACCCATCAGCTCGCTTAAACCCGCCGATCTTGAGCATCCGCGTGAACCGCTGGGGCGCTTTTCCCGTTCCGGCCATTCCCTCTACCGCCTGCGCAGCGGCGACCACCGGTTCTATTTCGACCTCAAAGGAAGCGATACCCTTCACGTCCTCTACATTTTGCACAGCAATTCGTTGGAGGATTTTCTCATGCGCAACAAGTTGCCCATCACCGAGCATCAATTGGTCGAGCAGGATTCCAAGTTTTGGAAGTACTTGGAGTCGCTCACCAAAAAGTAA
- a CDS encoding STAS domain-containing protein, with amino-acid sequence MQATLTDTSLRVTFDGDLLSTNIDALRTEILAAMAQCPSAQTIVADLTHARLVDSKGVNLLIALYRETQNRKLGFRAENPTPDVRRLLGLLKLNERFGLTA; translated from the coding sequence ATGCAAGCCACCCTCACCGATACCTCCCTGCGCGTCACTTTCGACGGCGATTTGCTTTCAACTAACATCGATGCCCTGCGCACCGAGATCCTCGCGGCCATGGCCCAGTGTCCGTCCGCCCAAACCATCGTCGCCGACCTCACCCATGCGCGTCTGGTCGACTCCAAGGGCGTCAACCTGCTCATCGCCCTCTACCGCGAAACCCAGAACCGCAAATTGGGTTTCCGCGCCGAAAACCCCACGCCCGACGTCCGCCGCCTGCTCGGTCTGCTCAAACTCAACGAACGCTTCGGCCTCACCGCCTGA
- a CDS encoding CDP-alcohol phosphatidyltransferase family protein yields the protein MADPLPHLNDPDADHTPSLEQASRIYFLPNLMTAGNLFCGFAACLRCIEANFITRKVADAVAEIPPEAIAHYREAVWYIFGAMAFDALDGRLARMGGRESLFGAEFDSLADIVSFGLAPALMVFFLIVRPAGGDQTLISAGGLIGFIYLLCAAVRLARFNVITHPLLQRPGVKPSSKDFVGLPVPAAAGTIGALMLFLLNLIEHDKSLQFMALGLPLLLLLVAILMVSTVRYPSGKQIDLRTKTKLTTLILYITVAAAVVRFKEYGMFFVCLGYIFFGLIRHWRRHGLMKHAPLV from the coding sequence ATGGCCGATCCCCTCCCCCACTTGAACGATCCCGACGCCGACCACACCCCTTCGCTCGAACAAGCCAGCCGCATTTATTTCCTGCCCAACTTGATGACCGCCGGCAACCTGTTCTGCGGGTTTGCCGCCTGCTTGCGGTGTATCGAGGCGAATTTCATTACCCGTAAAGTCGCCGATGCGGTCGCCGAAATTCCCCCGGAGGCCATCGCCCACTACCGCGAAGCCGTCTGGTATATCTTCGGCGCCATGGCGTTTGACGCCCTTGACGGCCGTTTGGCTCGCATGGGCGGCCGTGAATCCCTTTTCGGAGCGGAATTCGACTCCTTAGCCGACATCGTCTCCTTCGGCCTGGCTCCGGCCTTGATGGTGTTTTTCTTGATCGTTCGTCCCGCAGGCGGCGACCAAACTCTCATCAGCGCCGGCGGGCTGATCGGCTTCATTTACCTGCTCTGTGCAGCGGTGCGTTTAGCCCGCTTTAACGTCATCACTCACCCGTTATTACAACGTCCCGGTGTGAAACCGAGCAGCAAGGATTTTGTTGGCCTGCCCGTGCCTGCGGCGGCCGGTACCATCGGTGCCCTGATGCTCTTCCTGCTCAACTTAATCGAGCATGATAAATCATTACAATTTATGGCCTTGGGTCTCCCCCTGTTGCTGCTTTTGGTCGCCATTCTGATGGTTAGCACCGTGCGTTATCCCAGCGGCAAACAGATCGATCTGCGCACCAAGACCAAGTTAACCACCCTGATCCTGTACATCACCGTAGCGGCTGCGGTGGTGCGCTTTAAGGAATACGGCATGTTCTTTGTCTGCCTCGGCTACATCTTTTTCGGACTCATCCGCCACTGGCGCCGCCACGGCCTGATGAAGCACGCGCCCTTGGTGTGA